The genomic stretch ATATAAGCAAACTAGGAATAACCACTCTCTAAAAATTACCATGTAAATGCTGGGAAAAAAATTGATCTTAGTGACTTCCATGAGTAAATTACATATTGATGTGCATCAATCAATCATGAAGGAGTAAGACCATCAACCAATATAACAGCAAAACTGAAAACTGATGAATATAAGCAAACTAGGAATAACCACTCTCTAAGAATTACCATGTAAATGCTGGGAAAAAAATTGATCTTAGTGACTTCCATGAGTAAATTACATATTGATGTGCATCAACCAATCATGAAGGAGTAAGACCATCAACCAATATAACAGCAAAACTGAAAACTGAAGAATATAAGCAAACTAGGAATAACCACTCTCTAAGAATTACCATGTAAATGCTGGGAAAAAAATTGACCTTGGTGACTTCCATGAGTAAATTACATATTGATGTGCATCAACCACTCATGAAGGAGTAAGACCATCACTATAGAAAATTTGAGTTATTGGCTAAAAAAGGTCATTAAATCAGGTAAAATACTTCTTTAGAATCGCCATCTCTTTATATTTTAAGATTGAGAAAAGATCAAGCTACTGTAGTAGTTGCATATATACATCGCAATCGGAAATATCAACTAGTTACTGATAGCTCACATCTTCCTTGAACTTGCCCTATAGCACTGTAGACTGCATAAGGGAAGTTTAGTCTTGGAGTCCCGATACCTGTATGCATTTGTACACGATGGGGCAGCACATTTCTCTCGTGGAAGAGGGTAACTGAATCAAGGTTAATCCAGAAAGAATATCAATAATAAGCATGCAGGCAAAAGTTAGTTACATAAACAGAATGTAAGATGCCATAAAGCAAAATTAACCAAAGGGTGAAAACACATGAGCAATGCACAAACATAAGATATCTATGAAACATTACCAATTTTTAAGCCTCATGCTGTGAACCTGTTACCTCCCAagtttaaattagaaattgacaTCTCACCTGCAAGGCTTGGAGTCAAATATACTTGGAAGACCTACATCATCAGCAAAAGTAACAACTGTGCCAAAGGGTCCCCTGACCCATCTAATGGTGCTCGGACTTAAAGGTTGTGACTTAGCCAACTTTGCCTTCagagaaaaataaggaaaaaaaaacaatcaATTGGAGTACATTTAGAGCATCACTGAAGTTTGGGATCAGTACCTTCTCTTCGAGTTCTTTctgctttttttcttcttttttcttgtcaGAACCTTGACCTAATATTTTCCTTATTGCCTCAGCCTGTGAAGTTATATTCAATTAGGCAATTCCCTGATAATAGTAATGCCAAGTTACAtccaaaaaaggaaaaatagacaAACCTCAGATTCTCTAGCTTGCTTCTCTACTTGCATTTTCCGTCTTTGAGCAGCCTCTGCTCTCTTTGCTTGTATCTCCACTTCAGATAACGTCTCCCTTTGTTCTTGAATCATTATACAAGGAAGGAAACATGAGAAAGTTTTCTTACAAGCTATTCTGTTAAGAGTATTGACAGTGATATCAGGCTTTACTTCTAGAGGGTGCAGATGGTAGCCCATTTGGGAACTCGATGAAACTTTCACCACTGCCTCCTTTTCCTGATTGAAGTGCCCGTTGACGTGTAGTAAGAGGCTCAGTCTTAATATCAGCTTGTAAGCCACTAGATTCCTTCTGTTTTCTTCTCTTGATCTCAGGCTCACCATCAGAACCAGGTTCTTCCTCTTCAACATAGTCTGTATCATCATCTTCCTTTCCTCCTGGTCTTAAGTTCCTAGTATTCTCTTTGATTGATTGAGAAACAACATAGTCTTCATCCATCTCATTAACAGTATTTCTGTTGCTAGGAAGCTTGGATATTTTCCTTTTCTTGACACTGTTCTCGCTGTTATCCTCAATTTCCGCAGAATCAACTGCAGAAGCCTTAGAAGTTTTAACTTTTTCAAGGTAACGAATCTCATCATCTTCCTCCTCATTATCAAACATTCGCCTCTTTGGGACCCTTTTACTCTTACGAGTGGGCTCAAAAGAGGCACTCATATGAAACTTGTCTGATTGCTTTCCAACTAAGCTTTCTTCAGCCACTGTTCCCGTAGAATCCTCCTTCATCCCACGAGAAACGCTCGATCCACTGGATTCCTTCCTCTGATCTCCTTGTGAGCCATTCCCCCTCTCCGGTAGAGATTGACCATCAGAGAAACTCTGAAACTGAGAACAGAAGTAAATCACAATGCCACTACAGTCCACAGTTCTTCGAATGAGTATCAACATAAAGGCCATACAACACAGATAAAGCTCAGACCTGAATGATAAGACATCTTAAGAATTTACTAGCACAGCATATTTTACTAAATTACCAGGCAAACATCTCTAACATATTTGAATCAACATTATTGATCATACACTATTATTGTAGTAGGCAGTTTATTAACTTATGGCTAAGTTTCTATTTTCAGAGTTATTGTTCCATGATGAGCAAATATTAAAATATGCATCTGTGGCAGCATACTACCGGGTCAATAAGCTTGAGACGATGGTGAGATGCATCCAAGGAACGTGGATGTTTTGCAGAAGAAGATCCACCTTCATCTGTCTCAATTATTGTGTGTGTAACTCCACCAACCTTGAGCTTCACCTTCCTTGGCTTGTTTTCAGCCATCACATTAGAAACCGCTTCTGGCTGCTGCAAATTATAACTCACATCACTCTTTCCTACATTGGCATCCAGGGATTTTGATCGCTCCTCAGTATCTTCTTTAACCTTGTCTGTGCTTCTCCACTTCGCTGGGACCAGGACACCTTTACTGTGGCGTTTCGAGTCAAAGCCATGTCCACCTCGTGAACTGCCATAATGCATCCCATCAACCCCTCCAAACACCTTATCACTTTGCTTGATCTTCTTTGAAGAAGCTATATTGACAGATGAACTCTTTGGAGGAGGGTTGTTGAGATAATATTCTTTCCTTCTGGTGCTGGATTCGCTGCATCCATCATCAACAGGAGAGAGCCTCCTCaaattatcataagattctgaaaCCAGCTGTGCCTCAAGCCGAGGCCGCCTCAAGGTAGCACTCCTCGGCTTCTTCATCACAGTATTCGAACCACCGAATCCCAGGCCTCCCAAGCCCTCCATAAGAAAGATGCCAACTTTAACCGATCAAAGTACTACGTCCTTTTGTCTTCCTATCTGGTAATCACATTCCCAACAAAAAGGTGGTAAAGAAGCAGAAGACGCATattaaaatgagttcaatcatctaGTGGATTCTAAAAACTAACACCAAAGAAGACAGAAGTACAGTGAAATTAGAAACCAATAGCATTACGcaattaaaaccaaaaaagaaacaTATCGAGCAACAAAACCCTAGTACAAAAAGAAATCAATACGACTTCCAAAATTCGCATTAAAACAAAGAAAAACCAACGGAACAAAGACTGGAACACGCAGGTACTAAAAATCACTGATCGTAAACCAAGCAAAAGAAGATTAAATCTGGAAAATCAACAACCGTGAACATAAGCCCAAGGGAGAAAACCGGAGAAAAATTGCAAGTAAAAGGAAATCCACGCAAAAGGAACCGACTTTGGTCCACCGATCAAACAGACGAGGGATTCTAACACCGAGGAGGAGGAAATTAAAAGGAATCTTGGTTCAGAGGACAAGATATTCTCACCCAGAAGCGAAACAGAACCCGAAGACGGACACCGAAGGGCGAGAGGAGGACATAGGTGAAACTGGGATCCTCGGAGCGGCCGACGTAAAAGCTGGCGTCGCAGAATCGAGGATAACCAGGTAGATGACGAGGACTAGGGTTAGCGTCTACGGGCGAGAAGGAAAGCGGGGCGACTCACTTGTTGGCCACTGTTCGCCCAGGCGGATCTGTCTGCTTCCCGCTACTACGATAATGATGGGTTATTTCCTCCGTCGCGTATAACACGGTGTGATGTCCGTCACTCGTAAACCCGAGAATGATTACTTCAAAAACAATCTTCCTCCAACGACCATAGAATATTCTTTTGCATGATATTTTAGGGATTGGAGAAGCCCAGTTAGTGTTTGATAACTTCTGTTTCAGGTCTTGAATTGTCATCTGATCTTCTTTAGTTGTTGAATCAAGTTTGTACGACCTATTTACCTATGGATATGGTGGTCAAACTCGGTAAAGTTGATATCTAAGGTCACATGGTTCGGGAGTTCGTTTGTCGCCGCTCCCTTGTATTGCTACGAGGAGGAGTTTTTGTCATCTTCTTCCCTGCAAAATGGATTTAGGAAGGAGCCCAAGATAGTTTAACTATAGAACCATTGGTCGAGCGCCTCCCGTAAAGAACCCACCTTCTTATTGTGGTTTAGGGACCATACATTGATGCTCACACTTGCTTTGTATGTGGAACACGAGAAAAAAGCATGCATGAATCACATCACCTGTGTCTCCGCATCTCAAAGAGAAGTTTGGATTTTATCTGGGCAATTCAAAACATCTTCTCTTAGCAGGCTCCTAACCATCACTGCCGGTGTACTACTAATCTGCTCCTATGATGCTCCACAGACAGGAGCTGATAGAACATAAAGAATATACAGAAGGCTATACTTCATTTACGACTATAATCCTGCTTGCATCATTCAAGGGAATGCTAAGCAGAGAACCTGACTCTTCGGTGAAAGAACCAATCCACATGCATAATGTAAGTtcactgtttcctcctctgatgtGTGATCACCACTTTTCTGAAAGATGGACTTCTGCCTCCTTACCAACGTTGAGAAGAAGCTGATGCAACAATTCCCTGATCATTGGGTACTTCTGCAGTTTCATGGAAAATAGATTTTTGGTTCAGGACCAACGAAACATATTTCTTATGGCTAACACATTCTATCTCAAAGCAGGATACCTCAGTCATCTCATGGAAGGAGCCATTTGCAATAGCctctggaaggttgttcttaacggCATCATATCCCCTGAAACAAATACTTATCAGAAAAGGCTGGATCTAGCAATCAGTATACCGAATTTACATTCCAGAGCAGTTTACTTGTCATGTCTGCAGAGAATAATGTAGCATCTTATGGAGTGGAACAGTAGGCGAGGAGAAAAGTCTTGGTCAACTGCTAAAAGATTGACCTTGTTTCATAATGAGGATAAAAATTAGCAAGAAGGTATTTTTAGAATAAAATAAAGGATCAAGACTATGATTATATGTGTGGATAAAAACTAGTTATTGGATGTACCAGCCCGTTCCATGTCCGAATCAGTCCATCGAGGACATGTGTGCATGTGGGATCACAAATAAAAGATATACCAGAGTTGTCATGAAGTATGGCTTCAAGGATGTGCATTGCTATCTGCATTTAATTTAGTTTGAGACCTTATATTTTTCCACAAAAAATCTACGACCAAAAATGTTATGACCAGACTATGTTCTCTTCAGAACACCCATAAAAAAGATGAAAGAGAATTGGTTACTCAAAACAGTCTTTTCCAATGGAAAACAATACAAAAGGTCAAGCAGCTTCATAGAAGTAAAAGTCAAACTCAAACTACAAATAAGTACATGGCATAGCAAGAATGGAACAGTTTTTGCAtccttctggcagaatttgataacaCCCAAGAGACAATCCTACAAGATCATTGTGACTAAACATGCAGCAATTTTTTCCAAGATCTGCAACATGTAAAATATTTCCAGTTTTTCCTGAAACTTCACAAAGAGTTCCTTCTTTTCATAGTTTACATTTAACCACAAGTGTTATGGGGACTCGCAGTTGAAGAGTTATGAAAAGAACAAGAATAAACGAAATTAAGGATTGCCTAATAGATATGCCAGTGAACATCATACGGGTATTTATGCATATTTACAAACTAAATATGATATGTACAAATAAAAAGGGGATACATGCAAAAATGTATCATACAAATTATCTAAATGTACAAATAGTAGATAAATACTGATGGATATTTGATATATTAGAATCTATTTATGAACATCAATTTTGTATCTATGCCATAACATTACATTTGTTTCTGTTGATGGCATAAGAAAGTTAAAGTTGTGCTAAATTAATAATGTCTTCAGATACTCATGAAGAAAATTATGAGTTGAATTGCTTTCTAGCTGGAGAATGCTTCATTCTAACTTGAGGGTTATGTGCAAATCAGAAGCCATATGACTCGATATATGTAGCCTATATAACAGACAATTGTCTCATCAATTACTAttgctgaaaaaatattttaaattcttaTATTCTCATTTAATAGTCACTTCTTACATTTAGATAAACAACATATTAAACAAATGAGAAAAACTAGATGATCTTCGTTGGCAGGAAACCAAAGGATAGAGTGAAGGTGCAGGACAATTGAAGCATAATCTATaggacataaaaagaaaaattagcCGAAAATGCAGAATTATTATAAGGGACATACCACTTTACTAAGCTCACTTCCATTCTCCAAAATGCAATGACATACTTCTATTATGTCGTTCTCAATAGCCCACTTTATAATCCTCGATTCTCTACCCTTCAAACAAAATTTTGTTCAGGCTATTGTACCATTACTAATGTGTTGCACAGATAATTAAAAAATGAAGGACCTGGCACAAGATTCCAAACACTGAAAGAGCAATCGTACGGACATCTTCAAACACCTCATTTGTGCTCTTAAAAAGTATCAAGGGTACCAAAAAGTTTGGACCACAGGCTGGAACAAGTAGATAAAGAACATATTTAGTTATAATTGAGTTCAAGAAATGTTTCTgcactaaaaaaaaaagaaaataaaaagttgGGCGGGTGGGAAGGGGGCAAAATGTACATGTAACAACGAGTAGAAAATCAACCAAAAGACTGCAGGATTAATGTTGTCATTTGTGATAGGTTCAAGAGAAATCAGGAAACTGTTGAAGTCTGTTAAATTATTATAAACTGAAAGCCAACAAGTTCTCATAGTTGAACCTGAAAATTACTTGAAGCTTAAATTTAGCAGATAAGCCACAAATACTTGAAATTTCAAGGATCACAATTTTTTGCATGAAATAGTTGGCACCTTCGACTAACAAACTTTGATATTTTTGGCAAAAGATAAAGAACTGTAGTAGCCATTTCCCATAAGGATGAATATATGCTTGCATAAAATTAAAGATGTATTTACTGAAACGATGATACAAAATTATTTATCTCATTGGAAAAAAAGGAATTAGAAAGTTGATCACAAAATAGTCcaaattgatgattttatgatgcagAGATGGTAAAAGAAAGATAGAATATAAGAAAATAACAGTTCACAAGTCTTCAATAGCAATTCATTAAATTCAAGTGTTCACCATCCAAATGGGATACGTTATCCACTTATCCAGTTTGGAATCTGGATGATAGCAATAATTAATGTAAAATGCAGAGCCCATTATTTTATTTTGTACAACAGACCAAAGGTTTACCATCTACAAATCTTTGCCTGGTTTCGTTGTTAGCAGCAACACTCTGCAAAGAGCAAAATCTGCTTAATAACTGCACTAAATTTGAGGCAACAGAAAAATAATCTATCACGGGGGCAGGAAATCTGACCTGGAAAAGAGTGAGAACATTAATAAGACGCTTTATGCTTCTTGAATCAAGTTTTTCATCTTCCATCTTCTTGTAAAAGCCTACAATTTCCTGTTCCATAAGACCCAAGATTTGTAGCATTATACTATGATGTAATTCAAAGCACTTGCAACAAACACATAACCTAGAAATAAACAACCTGTAGTAATATGCACAGTGTACCACAGGAATTAAACACCATATATCCAGTCCGGAAGTAATTATCCAAATCCTCTTCCCTTTTCTGATATAGAAAAGGTAACAAGTCATTGGCTTCTGGTAAATTGAGAGAATTTAAACCATCTTCATAAAATTCCAGTCAGtgctgaaaaaaataaaatattgatattCCTTTTTATAACCATCAGAAGAGCAAGCCAAATGACACCAGAGAATTAAACATAATGGtgaatgaacaatacaagaagaaTAGATTTAAAGCGACCAAAGCATCCCTTTATCACATGCAATTTGAATTGTGTGGGCAaaccaaaaaataaagaaaaagttcAACAGAAAGAAACAAGCAAGCTCAATGAAAGTTCAAAATGCAGACATCAAGAATACTGAATAATAAAAACCAAAAGTCAGTTTATAAATGGCAATACCAGGAAGCACTTAAGATTTAACCAATTGAAAGCCATCAAAAGCAACAATGCCTAAAGCTTTAGGAAATCCATTAAAACCCAAGTAATGATCCATTCCCTTTGCCTTTCGAAGTAAACAAACAAAGAAATAGGTAGACATCACCAATGCAGACTTACTTTTGGAAAATTACTAGACACCAAGCAGACTAAAGGATAAAACGAAACATCAAGCTAGCATGGGTGAAGACAAAGATGCTGATCTTTCTTAAAGGCATGAGAAAAAAAGATGAGCCTGCTTAACTAAAGATATTACAGATTATTCTGAATAAACAAAGTAAAAGATCATGAAAATGGTATTATGCAAGATACTAAAACactgaaagaaagagagaattttATGTGTCCTAATGATTCTGAAGAAATATTACATAGCTCGATAAGTGTGTTCTTTTAACCTAGTTTTAGAAAACTTCATTGCAAATGTAGGTTGAAATTTagagtgtgaattgcagaatgagTTGGTTTCTTGCAGGATATATGGAGTGCACATAGTTCTTTAAGCACTTTAATTCAAAACATGTTTAAAATAGACTGAGATCAGAATTTAAAATCGAATCAATTGGAAATCGATGGAGGACTGGTTTCAGCAGGAAAATTCCTGGGAGTTTGGAGAATGATTTTGATCAGCTTATGGAATTGCTATGGCATTGTCAGGTCACCTGAGAGCTCGTTGACGAGCGGTTATTTTTAGTGAATTATTTGTATAGATTTTTAAATCATGGAGGCATGAACTTAAATTCAGAACTGCTGTACTACTTTGCAAGTTTGTCATTTGCCAGGATATAGTTAATAGATGCATTACAAGTAAAAACAATTTAGTTAGAAACCAGATTTAAAAATTTGTTTTAGACAGAAACCAGAGAGTGTtaaaaatttgtttcttttttgtCCTATGACCAAAAAGTTTCAGAAGCTGTTAAAATAATGAGATGCATTTCCAAGGAAAACATGCATCAGCTAAGTATTATGTCAACGAAAAGATAGTTAGGATGCCTTCAGGGGGCCTTTTATGTAGACCATACGATGAAGAAGATAAGCAAAGATTTTCTGATAATAAGAGAAAATTTTGTTGAATTACAAAATTTGATCAAATTCAACTTTTATCATGGACAGGTATAACCTCGTCCGACAAAAATGTGAACCTGTTGTCCATTTATCCAAAAATGTTCTTCTTTGCATCCAAttcatattgattttttttattttgaagattCATTTTGATATTGATCTCCAATGTTCTCCCTTGCGTTATTCACATGATGAAGAGCCGATAAAAAAATTTTCAGACCAGTCTTTTGGGAGTTTTTCTTTATAATGTTGTCTTTTGTATAAATGATTGTATTTTCTGTGAGATAGTTCAGAGAATTGTCTCCTTTAGAGATGGTTTTGTTGGTAAGCTTAGAATTTATTTTCATTTAACATTTTTTGACGTGACCTGAACCAAATGATGTACAGAAAGAGGGCAAAATCATTTCCCGTCTTTCTTTTTAAAAGAAGACACTAAGCAAAACCCAAAAAACTTTATATGCTATTTATTAGTTGGAAAGAAATCACAAGCTCAAAAATCAGCAACTATTAATAACGGTACTCCAAGAACACTGAAATGCAAGAAATTAGGAATCCATGACAAAGATGAAAACCATGACTCAGACCAAACCAGCAAATGGAAATTTTAAACTATATAAATAACAAACAAAACAAACCCAAGTAGAAAAGGGATGAAAACAATATCAAATATAATGCCAATTTTCAAGAATAGTGAACAATTGAAACCAAAAGCTTCACCAAAAGCCTACTTACATGGTGACAATGTGGCGTTGAAAAAGAAAGATTGCATGTAAATATGGGTACTAACAACAACAAAAACCCAAATAAAAAGAATAAAGCTGAATGCCAATACGTCTTCAGAGTTGAAATACTGACTAAAAGGCAAGTAAAAGAGACGACAAAAACATGAAAAGATAATTAATTAGTACCAAGCGGCAATACCTAGCTTCCGGAAACAAAACAATCCAATTATTAGAAAGACCAACAGGGAACGTTCAAGACGGTGAGCAAGAACCACTCGCCTCGACCAAGAAATTACTAAGATATCTGATGGCGTTCTCTCTGAGGTCTTCGTCGAGGAACTCGAGGATGGTCTCCGGCAACACCATGGGCCGGCTCATCCACTTCAGCTTGTGCTTTTTCCCCCTGATTACCCCCGTCTTCGCGGCTGACACCGCCGAATAATCCCAAGAAACAACATATTACAAACCCCGTTCAAGAAATCAAGTACGCATGAGGAAATGAGAAAGGAACGGAAACCTTGGTCTGTCGTGGAATCATCACGCACGTTTATGGTTCTTTCCTCCAACCGGTTCCCCTTCTGTGGATCTTGGTCGCACATGCCGTCGCCAGCCTCCACCTTCGCCATCACTGTCGATGGGGTGAAGGTTCGCATACTCTAAATCGAGCCGTTTCTTCGATGGAGagaaagacagagagagagagagaggacagcgGAGAGAGGAGcgaggagcgagagagagagaaaaaaaatcaaaatcaaataaatgGACAATTTTACCCTTTCCTTGCCATTTGAATTGTATCCCAACCCAACTTCCAAAAAACTAACCCAGCCCGGCCCAATAATCTGGGTGAGTCGGGTTCGTCCAGACGAACTCAAAGCTTCGATCAAATAATTACACGACTCTTAAAGATCGATGTACGCAGATCTCATGCGGTGAAATCCGTGCCCCGCATAGTAGCGGATCCGAGTTTAGTCGACATCACGTGTCGTACACGTGCTATTCCCTCCCCCGGCACGAGCCTGCGAACCGAACCGAGAGAGGACATTCTTCTTCCCGGAGAGGGTTTGGGGTTTCTCTTCGCCAGTTTGGTGGCTTTGAAGCGAGAACTCCCCCTCTGGATCTCGATTCGAGCTGAGGTGTGCGTGAATCAGGTCAGTTTCTTTCGTCCATGGATTCCCTCTGCGCCGCAACGCGCAAAATTGCTTCTTGTttcgttttcctttttcttccttctttttctgaAAGAATAAATCATCATCTCTGCTCGGTGTCAAATTTGCTGAAAGAATGAAATTTATAGCAAAAGAAACCTTGGTGTTCACCAATCCGTGAAATTACTCTCTAATGGGAGCTACATATTCTGTCATCTCCATTGTGATTTAGTGAGCTTGCGATATTAGTAGACTTTGATTGGTTGCTAGTGATTCTTTTTTCTTGCAAGGTATGGTTCGGGAAGCCATTGCAGAAGTCGTTTCAGCTCCGATGTTACTTTTGGTTCCTGCAAAATTAGGTTAAATAGTTAATACTTCTGTGAAGGGATTATTCAAaaaaagatttttcttttttaccaATGTCTAGCCAGAAACAACCTCTCTATTGGCATAGGGCAACGATGTGTGCATCTAACCTCCGTATTTCACATTTGTGCTGAGAGCTTCACCTACAAGAATGCCCTTTTTAGTTATAAATACCAATTGATGTTGTACACAGCATAAGATTCTTACAAAAAGATGTTATTGTCATAGTTTAGTGACTTAGTTGCAATAGCGATCAACGGAAGAGTTATCAGCTAATCTGAGAATTAAGCAAAGAAGCCACTTGTCAGTGCTATGAACTCGCCTTTTTCTCTGCAATTAATGGTTACAAAGGAGGGCATATTCGACAAAACTAGTATGGTCGCAAACATGTAAAGTCACTTGTATCTGTGCTCTATAGCCACCGTCTAACAACTGTTTTAAACTTCAATAATTAGATATAGTGGAAGGAAAATATGACTAGCATCATTCTTGAATAGGCGAGTCCGAACTGGAAACTTGTCTGAGTTTTGAGTATGCTCACCAAAGAGGGGGTTCCATGTCAAGGGTCAGATTGTATGACTACGTTTTATATTATCTTTTTCCAACTGATATACTAAAAAAAATAGGATTGCACTGCTAACATTTGTGATCTTCTAAAGTTGCTCATCCAATTTCTTCTCTTGGTCAGATTAGTTTGTGCCTGATGGCTTGCAAGTTATGCTGATTGCTTCTTTATGATGTCAATTCTTCATTGCTCATGTTGCAGTTTATGCAGCAGGTGTCCTGGGGAGCTTTGCTTATAATGTTCATCATTATTGGCAACCGTGTTCTCTCAACGTTATTTGCTTGAGCTTTTTAGTGATTATTTAATGTTACAGGCCGTACATCCTTTACCTCAAACCCAAGTTTTTAGATGCTGTTTATAAACACTTGCTGGTTGATAGGTTCTTATGATGTTTCTTTTTAACAGAAATTGCTTTTATCAAGAAGGATGTAGATGAACCCTATACATTAAAGATatacattttaaaaaatgatgatataccaaagttttttcatcttccaaGCAACAGAATTCTGACTTACAAAGTACTGATTCCATGGATGGGTCAGTTACCTGGGTTATGGATGGATCTGTAGAAAGCACCATTGGCACAACTGGTTCACTTGGTTCAGGAGTAAATGTCAACTCAGAGTTAGATCCAAAAGTCGGGATGATTTTCCATTCAGAAGATCAAGCATACAATTTTTATAATTCGTATGCTAAGAGAAAAGGTTTTAGTGTCCGAAAAGATCATCTTTCTCGAAGAAGTGATGGCCGCATACGTTATAGACACTATGTATGTAGTAATGAAGGTTCTCGTAAAGAACATCCTGTGAGTATGACTAAAAAATCACGTCCAATAGAGAGAACAAACTGTATGGCTCGTATTGAGTTTAAAGTTAACAATGACAATTTATGGATTGTTAATAGATTTATTGATGAACATAACCATCCACTCGCAACCCCAAGTAATTCGCACATGTTAAGGTCACACAGAAAGAAATTGCCTGTTCAGCGTTCAAACCTTTCTAGGTCGGGAATC from Musa acuminata AAA Group cultivar baxijiao chromosome BXJ1-3, Cavendish_Baxijiao_AAA, whole genome shotgun sequence encodes the following:
- the LOC135622053 gene encoding uncharacterized protein LOC135622053 isoform X5; the protein is MEGLGGLGFGGSNTVMKKPRSATLRRPRLEAQLVSESYDNLRRLSPVDDGCSESSTRRKEYYLNNPPPKSSSVNIASSKKIKQSDKVFGGVDGMHYGSSRGGHGFDSKRHSKGVLVPAKWRSTDKVKEDTEERSKSLDANVGKSDVSYNLQQPEAVSNVMAENKPRKVKLKVGGVTHTIIETDEGGSSSAKHPRSLDASHHRLKLIDPSFSDGQSLPERGNGSQGDQRKESSGSSVSRGMKEDSTGTVAEESLVGKQSDKFHMSASFEPTRKSKRVPKRRMFDNEEEDDEIRYLEKVKTSKASAVDSAEIEDNSENSVKKRKISKLPSNRNTVNEMDEDYVVSQSIKENTRNLRPGGKEDDDTDYVEEEEPGSDGEPEIKRRKQKESSGLQADIKTEPLTTRQRALQSGKGGSGESFIEFPNGLPSAPSRKQRETLSEVEIQAKRAEAAQRRKMQVEKQARESEAEAIRKILGQGSDKKKEEKKQKELEEKAKLAKSQPLSPSTIRWVRGPFGTVVTFADDVGLPSIFDSKPCSYPLPREKCAAPSCTNAYRYRDSKTKLPLCSLQCYRASSRKMVSSGYRQITMIFKASRLHHVLAGGPKCRNLK
- the LOC135622053 gene encoding FK506-binding protein 4-like isoform X4, yielding MEGLGGLGFGGSNTVMKKPRSATLRRPRLEAQLVSESYDNLRRLSPVDDGCSESSTRRKEYYLNNPPPKSSSVNIASSKKIKQSDKVFGGVDGMHYGSSRGGHGFDSKRHSKGVLVPAKWRSTDKVKEDTEERSKSLDANVGKSDVSYNLQQPEAVSNVMAENKPRKVKLKVGGVTHTIIETDEGGSSSAKHPRSLDASHHRLKLIDPFQSFSDGQSLPERGNGSQGDQRKESSGSSVSRGMKEDSTGTVAEESLVGKQSDKFHMSASFEPTRKSKRVPKRRMFDNEEEDDEIRYLEKVKTSKASAVDSAEIEDNSENSVKKRKISKLPSNRNTVNEMDEDYVVSQSIKENTRNLRPGGKEDDDTDYVEEEEPGSDGEPEIKRRKQKESSGLQADIKTEPLTTRQRALQSGKGGSGESFIEFPNGLPSAPSRKQRETLSEVEIQAKRAEAAQRRKMQVEKQARESEAEAIRKILGQGSDKKKEEKKQKELEEKAKLAKSQPLSPSTIRWVRGPFGTVVTFADDVGLPSIFDSKPCSYPLPREKCAAPSCTNAYRYRDSKTKLPLCSLQCYRASSRKMVSSGYRQITMIFKASRLHHVLAGGPKCRNLK
- the LOC135622053 gene encoding FK506-binding protein 4-like isoform X1, translating into MEGLGGLGFGGSNTVMKKPRSATLRRPRLEAQLVSESYDNLRRLSPVDDGCSESSTRRKEYYLNNPPPKSSSVNIASSKKIKQSDKVFGGVDGMHYGSSRGGHGFDSKRHSKGVLVPAKWRSTDKVKEDTEERSKSLDANVGKSDVSYNLQQPEAVSNVMAENKPRKVKLKVGGVTHTIIETDEGGSSSAKHPRSLDASHHRLKLIDPFQSFSDGQSLPERGNGSQGDQRKESSGSSVSRGMKEDSTGTVAEESLVGKQSDKFHMSASFEPTRKSKRVPKRRMFDNEEEDDEIRYLEKVKTSKASAVDSAEIEDNSENSVKKRKISKLPSNRNTVNEMDEDYVVSQSIKENTRNLRPGGKEDDDTDYVEEEEPGSDGEPEIKRRKQKESSGLQADIKTEPLTTRQRALQSGKGGSGESFIEFPNGLPSAPSRKQRETLSEVEIQAKRAEAAQRRKMQVEKQARESEAEAIRKILGQGSDKKKEEKKQKELEEKAKLAKSQPLSPSTIRWVRGPFGTVVTFADDVGLPSIFDSKPCSYPLPREKCAAPSCTNAYRYRDSKTKLPLCSLQCYRASSRKMVSSGYRQITMIFKASRLHHDLISALGFQTTTTTMTIMLHGYFET
- the LOC135622053 gene encoding uncharacterized protein LOC135622053 isoform X2, encoding MEGLGGLGFGGSNTVMKKPRSATLRRPRLEAQLVSESYDNLRRLSPVDDGCSESSTRRKEYYLNNPPPKSSSVNIASSKKIKQSDKVFGGVDGMHYGSSRGGHGFDSKRHSKGVLVPAKWRSTDKVKEDTEERSKSLDANVGKSDVSYNLQQPEAVSNVMAENKPRKVKLKVGGVTHTIIETDEGGSSSAKHPRSLDASHHRLKLIDPSFSDGQSLPERGNGSQGDQRKESSGSSVSRGMKEDSTGTVAEESLVGKQSDKFHMSASFEPTRKSKRVPKRRMFDNEEEDDEIRYLEKVKTSKASAVDSAEIEDNSENSVKKRKISKLPSNRNTVNEMDEDYVVSQSIKENTRNLRPGGKEDDDTDYVEEEEPGSDGEPEIKRRKQKESSGLQADIKTEPLTTRQRALQSGKGGSGESFIEFPNGLPSAPSRKQRETLSEVEIQAKRAEAAQRRKMQVEKQARESEAEAIRKILGQGSDKKKEEKKQKELEEKAKLAKSQPLSPSTIRWVRGPFGTVVTFADDVGLPSIFDSKPCSYPLPREKCAAPSCTNAYRYRDSKTKLPLCSLQCYRASSRKMVSSGYRQITMIFKASRLHHDLISALGFQTTTTTMTIMLHGYFET